The Serinus canaria isolate serCan28SL12 chromosome Z, serCan2020, whole genome shotgun sequence genomic interval TGTTTGGATTTTGAGGATTTTTCATAACTGCAAGGCGAGATTCTTCTGCCTAGCCTCCGGCTGCGCGGCTGGAGCTGCACCTTACCCTGGTGAGCTCTCGCCGCGGTTTTCCTGTTCCAGGTAGGCTCTGGCAGGCTGAAGCCATCCTCTTCTATCCGCTGCCATTAGGCTGGTCTCAGACTTGCTGCGGGCACGGCTCTCTTCCTCATCCGGTCCGCCAGCTCTTGGCAGGCACAGGACGAAGGGATGGACCCCTCAACCCACCGCTCGGATGGGCTCGGGCAGGGCAGGACCCCTTTCCGAGACAGAAACCAGAGGCATCACTCGCACAAAGAGTCTTTGGAAGTTCAGGTCCCCCGTCCCTTCGTCGTGTCTTCGACCCGCCTGCGTTAGGGATTCTCGTGGCGCGTCCCACCTGCCTCGCCCGGGGCAGCTGCCGTGGAAGCTGTTTGCCCGTGGGTCTGCGCACCGCTCCCCGCCCCTATATGGGGAGAGGTTGGGGGCGCAAGGCCGCCGCCCCCATCCCCTCTCCCGGTGAGAGAAAAACCCCTCGGGAACCGCCCCTGCTTGAGGTGGGGATGAAACCGGGCTGCCCTCCGTGGTGCCGTGCTTGAGGAGCAGGCTGCCGCCATCCCGCCGTCCTTCGCCCCCCTGCCGGTGCCCCTCGCCTCGAGCGGGTGCTCGCATTTTTCCTCTGCCGCAGGGAGCCGGGGGAGCGCGAGAGCGGACGCGGCAGCCTCCGCTGGAGGAGGAGCCGGAGCGGGGAGGGGAcgggaggggcaggaggtgggagTAGGTGCCAGGGGCTGCCGCTGCCCCCAGGAATAGAGAAGCTGAGTGACAGCGACGAGCTGGGTAGAAGCGACGGGCGAGATCGCAgccaggggagagggaaagcCAGCGGCGGCCGTGAGGCTCAGGTCGGTGGGAGGAAATGGAGGGGTCCCCCCGGAGCGACGGCGACCGCCTGTgcagcgccgccgcccgcggggACCACGAAGAGCTGAGGAGGCTGCTGCAAGCAGGCGTGGATCCCAACGGGACCAACCGCTTTGGGAGAACCCCGCTCCAGGTACCGAGTACGCTGGGTGCGggggagcggggggggggggagggggggtgtgGCAGGGGGAAGCTGTGCTCTGCCACGCCGGCGGGGAAGGATGGGCATTTCTTATTGTTATGATCGGAACCGTGCTCCAGCCGCAGCTGTCTGAATAAAAATGTGACCTTTACTTTTTACTAAGTCCAGTAAAAAGTTCTGTAAGCACAAGATGGAGACTTGGGAGTGGGGGGAACCGCTGGCAGAAAACGAATTTTGCTCGGAGATATTATAAAGGAGAAGTTAGAGTGCAAAATCCACTTCCAGATAACCTATCCAGATAGGTTTGGGGAATGATCTGCACTTCGAGCaaatttcttgattttttaaatatagcccgaacaggtttttttttcccgaAGGAAATCGAAGTGAGGTCCCTTTCTAGTATATTCACGAGAAAAgaacctatttttttcttttagtagtAGTAATTTTAGCATTCTCTATCCATCAATAGTGGCAATATTTATTGATAGTCGTTAGAAGTATCAGTATGTAGAGTTGCTTTCCAGGCAATTTGAGAGTTAAAAATGTGTTATATTAATCAACATACTTAAGTAGacactttaaaaatgttcattGAACGATTAATATTCTTTGATTTAAATTAGAGTTGTGTATTTCGTGAAGATTTTTCTAGTTGTTATTTGAAGAGATATATTTGATGAATCATCAAACAGCTATTTTGGTCCTTacactttaaatgaaaaatgaaatatttctgcattatCGAGAAAGTTATTCGTTTTACTTCTGTTTTATGTTCAAATTGCGGATTAAAAGAATCTGCTAGTCTGAAATAGGGAATCTTTCCTTTCCCTATTTCAGACTaagttctttttctcttgtcGGCAACTTGCAAAATGGCTGACACTTGAATATGCGgaccctctttttctttctggaaacgATTAATAAAGGGAATTTAGATATTATGACATTCATAAGTGTTTTCACAAATGTATTATAAATAAGCCCAATTATTTGAAGAGGACAAACCCAAGTTAAGACCTAGAAATTGATAGAAAAACTTATTGTCTTaagatatttttcaaagtatCAAGTCTCTATTTATGGCAGGTAAAATTCCACTGAAAATTACCAGAACAATAAGGGAAGTAAAACCCCAGGtacaaatttattttggtttttggttgattgggggtttttgtgggttttgttcagTTGTGTATGATCAAATATTGCCAAAAGTTTCTGCAAAAGTTTCTACTGGGAGAAAGCAGACTGTCATGAGGAATTTGCCATTTAGACACTATCATTTGGAATTTTCCATCAGTTAAGTTTTGTGCATTGCTTGTGAGAACTCAGCAGCCGCTCTCACACCTCTGAGAAGAAGACAGAGatgagagagaaataaaaagaaaaaaaaaaagaaaaaacatcttgGACTGAAACGCAGGAagggaaaattttaaatatcCACACCGAATGCCGAAAGGAGGCACACCCAGCTGCATTTTCCCATTGCTCTGCTGACCGATGATAAATCAATAATGCATTCTAAGTGACAGCAACCTTAATGCAAGATCCCTCAGGTCCTTTGCTGCCACAAAATACATGGTGTGTATATACAGCatacaaatatttacaaactcttaatgtgtataaatatatttattatatttttaatatatgtgtatgtccaaatatatttataatatagaTACATACActatttattatataattaCATAAACGGTGTTTGTATTGTGTGTATATATCTGTACACACAGAGAGCTGGTCTGTATCTGGATATAAacgtgtgtgtatatatatgtgtttaTACACGCACCACAGGTACCATTTATACCATGATGTATGTAAATTATACAAATTATATAAATGTGAAGCAGAACACACACATGTGTTGTACCTAGTCTGGAAACCAGTagctaatatttttaatttatcatcTAATCATAGACTATCTCGAGGTAGGAAGGAATCCGTACGGATAATCTCAAACGGTTTTCACAATGCATGCAGGTCACGACTACAAGGAGCTGACACAGCAGAATTACCTCCCAAAGGAGAAGCCGGTCCACCCGCTGCCAGCTCCGGCTGCCCCCCGGGCTCTCGGCGTAGACTGCGCCCGGCGGTGctcggggcgggcgggcgctgACGCTGTCTCTCCCCGCAGGTGATGATGCTGGGCAGACCGCGGGTGGCCGAGCTGCTGCTGCGGCACGGAGCGGACCCCAACCACCCCGACCCGCGCACCGGCTGCTTCCCGGTGCACGACGCGGCCCGCGCCGGCTTTCTGGAGACGCTGGCGACGCTGCACCGGGCCGGGGCGCGCCTCGACCTCCCCGACGGCCGCGGCCGCCTGCCCCTCGACGTGGCGGCGGGGGGCCCGCACGGAGCGGTGGGGCGGTACCTGCGCGACCCTCCGCCCCTTCCGGGAGCCGCGGGGGCCGCCGAGAAGGCTGCGCGCTGAGCCCCCCCACGGCCGTCCCGCCGAGTCCTTGTCCCCGTATCCCCCGCAGCCCACCTCCCCCGGGAGTATCCCTGCCGCCGGGTCATCAGCGA includes:
- the LOC115485128 gene encoding cyclin-dependent kinase inhibitor 2A-like isoform X1; its protein translation is MEAERADSPVGPRWGGICSVTRPRLPRTHDPTDKVHHPLSPRPQPAPGLGAGLAHPPPRFWGAGAALAAAPCPAAGPAAEAPREPPAQVMMLGRPRVAELLLRHGADPNHPDPRTGCFPVHDAARAGFLETLATLHRAGARLDLPDGRGRLPLDVAAGGPHGAVGRYLRDPPPLPGAAGAAEKAAR
- the LOC115485128 gene encoding cyclin-dependent kinase 4 inhibitor B-like isoform X3 translates to MSLSLPIALLTPRTEVMMLGRPRVAELLLRHGADPNHPDPRTGCFPVHDAARAGFLETLATLHRAGARLDLPDGRGRLPLDVAAGGPHGAVGRYLRDPPPLPGAAGAAEKAAR
- the LOC115485128 gene encoding cyclin-dependent kinase 4 inhibitor B-like isoform X2, which codes for MEGSPRSDGDRLCSAAARGDHEELRRLLQAGVDPNGTNRFGRTPLQVMMLGRPRVAELLLRHGADPNHPDPRTGCFPVHDAARAGFLETLATLHRAGARLDLPDGRGRLPLDVAAGGPHGAVGRYLRDPPPLPGAAGAAEKAAR